A window of Pseudomonadota bacterium contains these coding sequences:
- the trmFO gene encoding methylenetetrahydrofolate--tRNA-(uracil(54)-C(5))-methyltransferase (FADH(2)-oxidizing) TrmFO produces the protein MTKTLHIIGSGLAGSEAAWQAAERGVQVTIHEMRPVHKTEAHHTAYCAELVCSNSFRSDDHERNAVGLLHEEMRRCNSLILRCADATKVPAGSALAMDRDLFAAAVTQALESHPNISFLREEVTRLPAASEGLCIVATGPLTSKALSASILEHTGEAYLAFFDAIAPIIHFESIDMGKAWFQSRYDKVGPGGTGKDYINCPMNKEQYYAFIDALVTGEKTEFKEWEKNTPYFEGCLPIEVMASRGKDTLAFGPMKPVGLTNPHAPTEKPHAVVQLRQDNKLGTLFNIVGFQTKLKYAEQSRVFRSIPGLENAEFARLGGIHRNTFINSPLLLDGSLRLKSAPHIRFAGQVTGVEGYVESAACGLMAGRFAAQELHGTAADAPPTTTALGALLSHITGGANAATFQPMNVNFGLFPPLAGKIRKENRPNGYTARALADLAAWQGERAAA, from the coding sequence ATGACCAAAACCCTTCATATCATCGGTTCGGGCCTTGCCGGGTCGGAGGCAGCGTGGCAAGCGGCGGAGCGTGGGGTGCAGGTCACCATTCACGAGATGCGGCCGGTGCATAAAACCGAGGCCCACCACACCGCCTATTGCGCCGAGCTGGTCTGCTCCAACTCCTTCCGTTCGGACGATCACGAGCGCAACGCCGTGGGCCTGCTGCACGAGGAAATGCGCCGCTGCAACTCGCTGATCCTGCGCTGCGCGGATGCCACGAAAGTCCCCGCCGGGTCGGCCCTTGCGATGGACCGCGACCTGTTCGCCGCCGCCGTGACGCAGGCGCTTGAAAGCCACCCCAACATCAGCTTCCTGCGCGAAGAAGTGACGCGCCTGCCTGCCGCTTCGGAAGGGCTCTGCATCGTCGCCACCGGGCCGCTGACCAGCAAAGCGCTCTCGGCCTCGATTCTGGAGCATACGGGCGAAGCCTACCTCGCATTTTTCGATGCCATCGCCCCGATCATCCATTTCGAATCGATCGATATGGGCAAGGCGTGGTTCCAATCGCGCTACGACAAGGTGGGCCCCGGCGGCACCGGTAAGGATTACATCAACTGCCCGATGAACAAGGAGCAGTATTACGCCTTCATCGATGCGCTGGTGACCGGCGAAAAAACCGAGTTCAAGGAATGGGAGAAGAACACCCCCTATTTCGAAGGCTGCCTGCCGATTGAGGTGATGGCATCGCGCGGCAAGGATACGCTGGCGTTTGGGCCGATGAAGCCGGTCGGCCTCACCAACCCGCATGCGCCCACCGAGAAGCCCCACGCCGTCGTGCAACTGCGGCAGGATAATAAGCTGGGCACGTTGTTTAACATCGTCGGTTTCCAGACCAAGCTGAAATATGCCGAGCAAAGCCGCGTGTTCCGCAGCATTCCGGGATTGGAGAATGCCGAATTTGCGCGGCTGGGCGGCATTCACCGCAACACCTTCATCAACTCACCACTGCTGCTGGATGGGTCGCTGCGGCTGAAATCCGCGCCGCATATCCGCTTCGCCGGGCAGGTCACGGGGGTGGAGGGCTATGTGGAATCCGCCGCCTGCGGCCTCATGGCGGGCCGCTTTGCGGCGCAGGAGCTGCACGGCACCGCGGCGGATGCGCCGCCCACCACCACTGCGCTTGGCGCGCTGCTGAGCCACATCACCGGCGGCGCCAACGCGGCGACATTCCAGCCGATGAATGTCAATTTTGGCCTGTTCCCGCCCCTTGCCGGCAAAATCCGCAAGGAAAACCGCCCCAATGGCTATACCGCCCGCGCACTGGCTGACCTTGCTGCATGGCAGGGCGAACGGGCCGCAGCATGA
- a CDS encoding DUF2798 domain-containing protein — translation MAGRTGRSMMFATHVQRARLTYAVVMASATCCIMSAVTTSILAPAGTFWQHWPRVLGIDLIIAIPTAIILGPFVRRLCSWLYPGLVK, via the coding sequence ATGGCAGGGCGAACGGGCCGCAGCATGATGTTTGCCACCCATGTCCAGCGCGCACGCCTGACCTATGCGGTGGTCATGGCGAGCGCCACCTGCTGCATCATGTCGGCCGTCACCACCAGCATTCTGGCCCCTGCAGGCACGTTCTGGCAGCACTGGCCGCGGGTTTTGGGGATTGACCTCATCATCGCCATCCCCACCGCCATCATCCTTGGGCCGTTTGTGCGGCGGCTGTGCAGCTGGCTCTATCCGGGCCTCGTGAAATAA
- a CDS encoding TetR family transcriptional regulator C-terminal domain-containing protein produces MSRANVKDKRKAQLIAAALESIAKRGLLETTITHISKGAGMSRGIINFYFTSKEIMLRETLKTLIDEYEAEWGEALAKAGEEGRVRLDGLIAAHFNKKLCSARRLNVMSAFWGHAATQAAYRNQLEAADAKIENALTEALAHTLGGSLDEARNAATQLHALIRGLWLNFMLNPRDVAREVLAAQAASFIDRLTGAPVRIVRDHIIARPSSKAELVKPEPKTRKAKAEAPQQLDIEDLFGNRA; encoded by the coding sequence ATGTCTCGTGCAAACGTCAAAGATAAGCGGAAGGCGCAGTTGATCGCGGCGGCGCTGGAATCCATCGCCAAGCGGGGGTTGCTGGAAACCACCATCACCCATATCAGCAAGGGCGCGGGCATGAGCCGCGGCATCATCAATTTCTATTTCACCAGCAAGGAAATCATGCTGCGTGAAACCCTCAAAACCCTGATCGATGAATACGAGGCGGAATGGGGCGAGGCACTCGCCAAAGCGGGCGAGGAGGGGCGCGTGCGGCTCGACGGGCTGATCGCGGCGCATTTCAACAAAAAGCTCTGCTCGGCGCGCCGCCTCAATGTGATGTCGGCCTTCTGGGGCCATGCGGCGACGCAGGCGGCCTACCGCAACCAGCTGGAAGCGGCGGATGCGAAGATCGAGAACGCGCTGACCGAAGCGCTCGCCCATACGCTCGGCGGATCGCTGGATGAAGCGCGCAACGCCGCCACCCAGCTGCATGCGCTGATCCGCGGCCTGTGGCTTAATTTCATGCTCAACCCGCGCGATGTGGCGCGCGAAGTGCTGGCAGCGCAGGCGGCCAGCTTCATCGACCGCCTGACCGGCGCGCCGGTGCGCATTGTGCGCGACCATATCATCGCCCGCCCGTCGAGCAAGGCGGAGCTGGTGAAGCCCGAACCCAAAACGCGCAAGGCCAAAGCCGAAGCGCCGCAGCAGCTGGATATCGAGGATCTGTTCGGGAATCGGGCGTAG
- a CDS encoding Hsp33 family molecular chaperone HslO, whose amino-acid sequence MTIPLTIDDLLTPFMLEGAQVRGRVVRLGHVAQTILARYDYPAPVARLLGELLVVAAMLSSNLKHEGIFTIQIRGEGPVPLVVVDAVYGGQIRGFADVPEASRAALAALPHYSPRAVVGEGAYLAITFDPGEQGQRYQGIVALEGDSVGEALTAYFTHSEQLDIWVKLTLSDGAPWVAGGVIIERMPDSSAASESHEEAWRYAKAVASTITDAELRDPLLDAPALLYRLFHEQGVWVYDAHPLSVGCRCSRARISDLLMSMSLADRADMVVDGVASVHCQFCNQSEIFTPAQLGLSVS is encoded by the coding sequence ATGACGATTCCGCTGACCATCGATGACCTGCTGACGCCCTTCATGCTCGAAGGCGCGCAGGTGCGTGGCCGCGTGGTGCGGCTTGGCCATGTCGCGCAGACGATCCTCGCGCGCTATGATTATCCCGCGCCGGTGGCGCGCCTGCTGGGTGAATTGCTGGTGGTGGCGGCCATGCTGTCATCCAACCTCAAGCATGAGGGCATTTTCACCATTCAAATCCGCGGCGAAGGCCCGGTGCCGCTGGTGGTGGTGGATGCGGTGTATGGCGGCCAGATTCGTGGCTTCGCGGATGTGCCGGAAGCATCGCGCGCCGCCCTTGCCGCGCTGCCGCACTATTCGCCGCGCGCCGTGGTGGGCGAGGGGGCCTATCTCGCCATCACCTTCGATCCGGGCGAGCAGGGGCAGCGTTACCAGGGCATTGTGGCGCTTGAGGGCGACTCGGTCGGCGAGGCGCTCACGGCGTACTTCACCCATTCCGAGCAGCTCGATATCTGGGTCAAGCTCACCCTCAGCGACGGCGCGCCCTGGGTGGCGGGCGGTGTCATCATCGAGCGCATGCCCGACAGCAGCGCGGCCAGCGAATCCCACGAAGAAGCCTGGCGTTATGCCAAAGCCGTCGCTAGCACCATCACCGATGCCGAGCTGCGCGACCCGCTGCTGGATGCCCCGGCGCTGCTCTACCGCCTGTTCCACGAGCAGGGGGTGTGGGTGTATGATGCCCACCCGCTCAGCGTGGGCTGCCGCTGCTCGCGCGCGCGCATCAGCGATTTGCTGATGAGCATGAGCCTCGCCGACCGTGCCGATATGGTGGTGGACGGTGTCGCCAGCGTCCATTGCCAGTTCTGTAACCAGAGCGAGATTTTTACGCCAGCACAGCTTGGGTTGAGTGTTTCTTAG
- a CDS encoding squalene/phytoene synthase family protein: MDHGGDIVALVRTGDYDRFLCIQRAPSAQRWALYAVTALHSELARIAETVSEPLLGHIRLAWWREALEEIEAGAAPRNHPVVLALAAALQAYPALLPWLKQPIEARAADLDESLLAGDAAWLEYIDRTAGALHMAWAVVLDPAAATAQADSILADARAYGKIGLLRAIPYMAQQGFLRFPHGRLNAHDLTTLAPGAPLQAFTKAMLADVSPRQPLPHSPALRPLRALARLRQLHARQLRKAAFNPFALRPGKLAAAWTVLVSI, translated from the coding sequence ATGGATCATGGCGGCGATATAGTGGCGTTGGTGCGGACGGGCGATTACGATCGTTTCCTGTGCATTCAGCGCGCGCCGTCGGCGCAACGTTGGGCGCTGTATGCGGTCACCGCGCTGCATAGCGAGCTGGCGCGCATTGCCGAAACGGTGAGCGAGCCGCTGCTGGGGCATATCCGCCTCGCATGGTGGCGCGAGGCGCTGGAGGAAATCGAGGCGGGGGCCGCGCCGCGCAACCACCCGGTGGTGCTGGCATTGGCGGCGGCGCTGCAGGCCTATCCGGCGTTGCTGCCGTGGTTGAAGCAACCGATCGAAGCGCGCGCGGCGGATTTGGATGAATCGCTCCTCGCTGGGGATGCAGCGTGGCTGGAATATATCGATCGTACCGCCGGTGCGTTGCATATGGCCTGGGCGGTGGTGCTCGATCCCGCCGCTGCAACGGCACAGGCGGATAGTATTCTCGCCGATGCGCGGGCGTATGGAAAAATCGGCCTGCTGCGCGCGATACCCTATATGGCGCAGCAGGGGTTCTTGCGGTTTCCACATGGGCGGTTGAATGCGCACGACCTGACAACACTCGCGCCCGGCGCGCCGCTGCAGGCCTTCACTAAAGCGATGCTGGCAGATGTGTCGCCGCGTCAACCACTGCCACATTCGCCCGCCCTGCGGCCGTTGCGCGCGCTGGCACGCCTGCGGCAATTGCATGCCCGGCAGCTACGCAAAGCAGCTTTCAACCCCTTCGCCCTTCGCCCCGGCAAGCTGGCGGCGGCATGGACGGTGCTGGTGAGCATATAA